Proteins co-encoded in one Zootoca vivipara chromosome 3, rZooViv1.1, whole genome shotgun sequence genomic window:
- the SESN1 gene encoding sestrin-1 isoform X3 encodes MKLAGTANRTSGFCCNHCGSQPRRKELGIRIPRPLGQGPSRFIPEMEIIQVSAEDTHMHALFAESFTTLGHLDNIALVMVFHPQYLESFLKTQHYLLQMDGPLPLHYRHYIGIMAAARHQCSYLVNIHVNCFLHVGGDPKWLNGLENAPQKLQNLGELNKILAHRPWLITKEHIEQLLKTEEHSWSLAELIHAVVLLTHYHSLASFTFGCGINPEIHCDGGHTFRPPSVSGYCICDIANGNHGVYEKQGPAANIATTEPFCEVEALMEKLKQLQECRDDVKASQEEKATRFEKEKRESMLVCCSEDEESVPTRDVSRHFEDTSYGYKDFSRHGMQVPTFHVQDYSWEDHGYSLVNRLYPDVGQLIDEKFQIAYNLTYNTMAMHKDVDTSMLRRAIWNYIHCMFGIRYDDYDYGEINQLLDRSFKIYIKTVVCAPEKTTNRMYDSFWRQFKHSEKVHVNLLLIEARMQAELLYALRAITRYMT; translated from the exons ATGAAGCTGGCCGGCACAGCCAACCGGACCTCGGGCTTCTGCTGCAACCACTGCGGAAGCCAGCCGCGccgcaag GAACTTGGAATTAGGATCCCTAGACCACTGGGACAAGGACCAAGCAGATTCATCCCAGAGATGGAG ATTATCCAAGTGAGCGCTGAAGATACCCACATGCATGCTTTGTTTGCAGAGTCTTTCACAACTTTAGGGCATTTGGACAACATTGCCTTGGTGATGGTTTTCCACCCACAGTACCtggagagctttttaaaaactcagcATTATCTGTTGCAGATGGATGGCCCACTGCCTCTTCACTATCGACACTACATTGGTATCATG GCTGCAGCTAGGCACCAGTGCTCCTACCTGGTTAACATCCATGTCAATTGCTTTCTTCATGTTGGGGGAGACCCTAAGTGGTTGAATGGTCTAGAGAATGCACCTCAGAAACTGCAGAATTTGGgtgaattgaataaaatattggcacACAGACCATGGCTCATTACCAAAGAACATATTGAA CAACTTCTAAAGACTGAAGAACATAGCTGGTCACTGGCAGAACTGATCCATGCTGTAGTTCTCCTTACACATTATCATTCGCTTGCATCCTTCACGTTTGGCTGTGGAATCAACCCAGAAATTCACTGTGATGGTGGTCACACGTTCAGGCCGCCTTCTGTCAGTGGCTATTGCATTTGTGATATTGCAAATGGAAATCATGGTGTGTATGAGAAGCAGGGCCCAGCTGCAAATATTGCT actacTGAGCCTTTCTGTGAAGTAGAAGCACTTATGGAAAAACTGAAGCAACTACAGGAATGCAGAGATGATGTTAAAGCCAGTCAAGAAGAAAAGGCCACTCGTTttgagaaggaaaagagagaaagcatgTTGGTGTGTTGCTCAG AAGATGAAGAATCTGTGCCAACAAGGGATGTGTCTCGCCACTTTGAGGATACTAGCTATGGCTATAAAGATTTCTCCAGACATGGAATGCAAGTACCTACGTTCCATGTTCAG GACTATTCATGGGAAGACCATGGCTATTCATTGGTAAATCGTCTCTATCCAGATGTGGGGCAGTTGATAGATGAGAAGTTTCAGATTGCATACAACCTGACTTACAACACAATGGCCATGCATAAAGATGTGGATACCTCAATGCTCAGGCGGGCAATCTGGAATTATATCCATTGTATGTTTGGAATAAG ATATGATGACTATGACTATGGTGAAATTAACCAGCTACTGGACCGCAGTTTTAAAATTTACATCAAAACTGTGGTGTGTGCTCCTGAGAAGACCACAAACAGAATGTATGATAGCTTTTGGAGACAGTTCAAACACTCTGAGAAG
- the SESN1 gene encoding sestrin-1 isoform X4, with translation MEIIQVSAEDTHMHALFAESFTTLGHLDNIALVMVFHPQYLESFLKTQHYLLQMDGPLPLHYRHYIGIMAAARHQCSYLVNIHVNCFLHVGGDPKWLNGLENAPQKLQNLGELNKILAHRPWLITKEHIEQLLKTEEHSWSLAELIHAVVLLTHYHSLASFTFGCGINPEIHCDGGHTFRPPSVSGYCICDIANGNHGVYEKQGPAANIATTEPFCEVEALMEKLKQLQECRDDVKASQEEKATRFEKEKRESMLVCCSEDEESVPTRDVSRHFEDTSYGYKDFSRHGMQVPTFHVQDYSWEDHGYSLVNRLYPDVGQLIDEKFQIAYNLTYNTMAMHKDVDTSMLRRAIWNYIHCMFGIRYDDYDYGEINQLLDRSFKIYIKTVVCAPEKTTNRMYDSFWRQFKHSEKVHVNLLLIEARMQAELLYALRAITRYMT, from the exons ATGGAG ATTATCCAAGTGAGCGCTGAAGATACCCACATGCATGCTTTGTTTGCAGAGTCTTTCACAACTTTAGGGCATTTGGACAACATTGCCTTGGTGATGGTTTTCCACCCACAGTACCtggagagctttttaaaaactcagcATTATCTGTTGCAGATGGATGGCCCACTGCCTCTTCACTATCGACACTACATTGGTATCATG GCTGCAGCTAGGCACCAGTGCTCCTACCTGGTTAACATCCATGTCAATTGCTTTCTTCATGTTGGGGGAGACCCTAAGTGGTTGAATGGTCTAGAGAATGCACCTCAGAAACTGCAGAATTTGGgtgaattgaataaaatattggcacACAGACCATGGCTCATTACCAAAGAACATATTGAA CAACTTCTAAAGACTGAAGAACATAGCTGGTCACTGGCAGAACTGATCCATGCTGTAGTTCTCCTTACACATTATCATTCGCTTGCATCCTTCACGTTTGGCTGTGGAATCAACCCAGAAATTCACTGTGATGGTGGTCACACGTTCAGGCCGCCTTCTGTCAGTGGCTATTGCATTTGTGATATTGCAAATGGAAATCATGGTGTGTATGAGAAGCAGGGCCCAGCTGCAAATATTGCT actacTGAGCCTTTCTGTGAAGTAGAAGCACTTATGGAAAAACTGAAGCAACTACAGGAATGCAGAGATGATGTTAAAGCCAGTCAAGAAGAAAAGGCCACTCGTTttgagaaggaaaagagagaaagcatgTTGGTGTGTTGCTCAG AAGATGAAGAATCTGTGCCAACAAGGGATGTGTCTCGCCACTTTGAGGATACTAGCTATGGCTATAAAGATTTCTCCAGACATGGAATGCAAGTACCTACGTTCCATGTTCAG GACTATTCATGGGAAGACCATGGCTATTCATTGGTAAATCGTCTCTATCCAGATGTGGGGCAGTTGATAGATGAGAAGTTTCAGATTGCATACAACCTGACTTACAACACAATGGCCATGCATAAAGATGTGGATACCTCAATGCTCAGGCGGGCAATCTGGAATTATATCCATTGTATGTTTGGAATAAG ATATGATGACTATGACTATGGTGAAATTAACCAGCTACTGGACCGCAGTTTTAAAATTTACATCAAAACTGTGGTGTGTGCTCCTGAGAAGACCACAAACAGAATGTATGATAGCTTTTGGAGACAGTTCAAACACTCTGAGAAG
- the SESN1 gene encoding sestrin-1 isoform X1, with translation MADRDGEVRWDGLCSRDRSARDSAMESIRQAVLKKSEAVAPAKEAASPPAAEGLSPPPSGARGGLNEMLARLLMLSKRCPFRDVREKSEAILMSVQELGIRIPRPLGQGPSRFIPEMEIIQVSAEDTHMHALFAESFTTLGHLDNIALVMVFHPQYLESFLKTQHYLLQMDGPLPLHYRHYIGIMAAARHQCSYLVNIHVNCFLHVGGDPKWLNGLENAPQKLQNLGELNKILAHRPWLITKEHIEQLLKTEEHSWSLAELIHAVVLLTHYHSLASFTFGCGINPEIHCDGGHTFRPPSVSGYCICDIANGNHGVYEKQGPAANIATTEPFCEVEALMEKLKQLQECRDDVKASQEEKATRFEKEKRESMLVCCSEDEESVPTRDVSRHFEDTSYGYKDFSRHGMQVPTFHVQDYSWEDHGYSLVNRLYPDVGQLIDEKFQIAYNLTYNTMAMHKDVDTSMLRRAIWNYIHCMFGIRYDDYDYGEINQLLDRSFKIYIKTVVCAPEKTTNRMYDSFWRQFKHSEKVHVNLLLIEARMQAELLYALRAITRYMT, from the exons ATGGCCGACCGAGATGGAGAGGTGAGGTGGGATGGTCTGTGCAGCAGAGACCGCAGCGCCAGAGACAGCGCCATGGAGAGCATAAGGCAGGCGGTCCTGAAGAAGAGCGAGGCGGTGGCTCCGGCCAAAGAAGCCGCGTCTCCTCCGGCGGCGGAAGGGCTCTCGCCGCCTCCCAGCGGGGCTCGTGGCGGCCTGAACGAAATGCTCGCCCGCCTACTGATGCTGTCCAAGAGGTGCCCCTTCCGAGACGTGAGGGAGAAGAGCGAGGCCATCCTGATGAGTGTCCAG GAACTTGGAATTAGGATCCCTAGACCACTGGGACAAGGACCAAGCAGATTCATCCCAGAGATGGAG ATTATCCAAGTGAGCGCTGAAGATACCCACATGCATGCTTTGTTTGCAGAGTCTTTCACAACTTTAGGGCATTTGGACAACATTGCCTTGGTGATGGTTTTCCACCCACAGTACCtggagagctttttaaaaactcagcATTATCTGTTGCAGATGGATGGCCCACTGCCTCTTCACTATCGACACTACATTGGTATCATG GCTGCAGCTAGGCACCAGTGCTCCTACCTGGTTAACATCCATGTCAATTGCTTTCTTCATGTTGGGGGAGACCCTAAGTGGTTGAATGGTCTAGAGAATGCACCTCAGAAACTGCAGAATTTGGgtgaattgaataaaatattggcacACAGACCATGGCTCATTACCAAAGAACATATTGAA CAACTTCTAAAGACTGAAGAACATAGCTGGTCACTGGCAGAACTGATCCATGCTGTAGTTCTCCTTACACATTATCATTCGCTTGCATCCTTCACGTTTGGCTGTGGAATCAACCCAGAAATTCACTGTGATGGTGGTCACACGTTCAGGCCGCCTTCTGTCAGTGGCTATTGCATTTGTGATATTGCAAATGGAAATCATGGTGTGTATGAGAAGCAGGGCCCAGCTGCAAATATTGCT actacTGAGCCTTTCTGTGAAGTAGAAGCACTTATGGAAAAACTGAAGCAACTACAGGAATGCAGAGATGATGTTAAAGCCAGTCAAGAAGAAAAGGCCACTCGTTttgagaaggaaaagagagaaagcatgTTGGTGTGTTGCTCAG AAGATGAAGAATCTGTGCCAACAAGGGATGTGTCTCGCCACTTTGAGGATACTAGCTATGGCTATAAAGATTTCTCCAGACATGGAATGCAAGTACCTACGTTCCATGTTCAG GACTATTCATGGGAAGACCATGGCTATTCATTGGTAAATCGTCTCTATCCAGATGTGGGGCAGTTGATAGATGAGAAGTTTCAGATTGCATACAACCTGACTTACAACACAATGGCCATGCATAAAGATGTGGATACCTCAATGCTCAGGCGGGCAATCTGGAATTATATCCATTGTATGTTTGGAATAAG ATATGATGACTATGACTATGGTGAAATTAACCAGCTACTGGACCGCAGTTTTAAAATTTACATCAAAACTGTGGTGTGTGCTCCTGAGAAGACCACAAACAGAATGTATGATAGCTTTTGGAGACAGTTCAAACACTCTGAGAAG
- the SESN1 gene encoding sestrin-1 isoform X2 — protein sequence MADRDGEVRWDGLCSRDRSARDSAMESIRQAVLKKSEAVAPAKEAASPPAAEGLSPPPSGARGGLNEMLARLLMLSKRCPFRDVREKSEAILMSVQELGIRIPRPLGQGPSRFIPEMEIIQVSAEDTHMHALFAESFTTLGHLDNIALVMVFHPQYLESFLKTQHYLLQMDGPLPLHYRHYIGIMAAARHQCSYLVNIHVNCFLHVGGDPKWLNGLENAPQKLQNLGELNKILAHRPWLITKEHIEQLLKTEEHSWSLAELIHAVVLLTHYHSLASFTFGCGINPEIHCDGGHTFRPPSVSGYCICDIANGNHGVYEKQGPAANIATTEPFCEVEALMEKLKQLQECRDDVKASQEEKATRFEKEKRESMLVCCSDEESVPTRDVSRHFEDTSYGYKDFSRHGMQVPTFHVQDYSWEDHGYSLVNRLYPDVGQLIDEKFQIAYNLTYNTMAMHKDVDTSMLRRAIWNYIHCMFGIRYDDYDYGEINQLLDRSFKIYIKTVVCAPEKTTNRMYDSFWRQFKHSEKVHVNLLLIEARMQAELLYALRAITRYMT from the exons ATGGCCGACCGAGATGGAGAGGTGAGGTGGGATGGTCTGTGCAGCAGAGACCGCAGCGCCAGAGACAGCGCCATGGAGAGCATAAGGCAGGCGGTCCTGAAGAAGAGCGAGGCGGTGGCTCCGGCCAAAGAAGCCGCGTCTCCTCCGGCGGCGGAAGGGCTCTCGCCGCCTCCCAGCGGGGCTCGTGGCGGCCTGAACGAAATGCTCGCCCGCCTACTGATGCTGTCCAAGAGGTGCCCCTTCCGAGACGTGAGGGAGAAGAGCGAGGCCATCCTGATGAGTGTCCAG GAACTTGGAATTAGGATCCCTAGACCACTGGGACAAGGACCAAGCAGATTCATCCCAGAGATGGAG ATTATCCAAGTGAGCGCTGAAGATACCCACATGCATGCTTTGTTTGCAGAGTCTTTCACAACTTTAGGGCATTTGGACAACATTGCCTTGGTGATGGTTTTCCACCCACAGTACCtggagagctttttaaaaactcagcATTATCTGTTGCAGATGGATGGCCCACTGCCTCTTCACTATCGACACTACATTGGTATCATG GCTGCAGCTAGGCACCAGTGCTCCTACCTGGTTAACATCCATGTCAATTGCTTTCTTCATGTTGGGGGAGACCCTAAGTGGTTGAATGGTCTAGAGAATGCACCTCAGAAACTGCAGAATTTGGgtgaattgaataaaatattggcacACAGACCATGGCTCATTACCAAAGAACATATTGAA CAACTTCTAAAGACTGAAGAACATAGCTGGTCACTGGCAGAACTGATCCATGCTGTAGTTCTCCTTACACATTATCATTCGCTTGCATCCTTCACGTTTGGCTGTGGAATCAACCCAGAAATTCACTGTGATGGTGGTCACACGTTCAGGCCGCCTTCTGTCAGTGGCTATTGCATTTGTGATATTGCAAATGGAAATCATGGTGTGTATGAGAAGCAGGGCCCAGCTGCAAATATTGCT actacTGAGCCTTTCTGTGAAGTAGAAGCACTTATGGAAAAACTGAAGCAACTACAGGAATGCAGAGATGATGTTAAAGCCAGTCAAGAAGAAAAGGCCACTCGTTttgagaaggaaaagagagaaagcatgTTGGTGTGTTGCTCAG ATGAAGAATCTGTGCCAACAAGGGATGTGTCTCGCCACTTTGAGGATACTAGCTATGGCTATAAAGATTTCTCCAGACATGGAATGCAAGTACCTACGTTCCATGTTCAG GACTATTCATGGGAAGACCATGGCTATTCATTGGTAAATCGTCTCTATCCAGATGTGGGGCAGTTGATAGATGAGAAGTTTCAGATTGCATACAACCTGACTTACAACACAATGGCCATGCATAAAGATGTGGATACCTCAATGCTCAGGCGGGCAATCTGGAATTATATCCATTGTATGTTTGGAATAAG ATATGATGACTATGACTATGGTGAAATTAACCAGCTACTGGACCGCAGTTTTAAAATTTACATCAAAACTGTGGTGTGTGCTCCTGAGAAGACCACAAACAGAATGTATGATAGCTTTTGGAGACAGTTCAAACACTCTGAGAAG